gtgctactacAGATCTCCATGGTGATCCATAGCTAATCAGACTACATACCATCACAaggttttacatttatttatttattaacttattcaatttttgtgccacccttctccttagactcagggtggcttacaacatgttagcaatagcactttttaacagagccagcatattgcccccacaatccgtgtcctcattttacccaccttggaaggatgaaaggctgagtcaaccttgagacggtgatgagatttgaaccgctgaccttcagatctacagtcagcttcagtggcctgcagtacagcactctacctgctgcgccaccccggctcatacatACATTTATGGACTATCAAATTCATTGTTTGGATGGAATCCATTCTATATATTTGTCCATTGAGGCATCCATAGGATCTGACACATCATAATCCGCTGCTTTCATAGGTGAATGAAATATAATACAAAAATGGTTGAGCTTATATGACAACATAGTACtcatttcatccattgcttcccCTCCTTCACACACCAGCATGTATATGTTTGTGCAAacaccctcacacacacacacacacacacgcacacacacactcatacataGCAGCAACCACAACTACAGAAATAAACTGCATAAATTATAGTAGGCTTCACTCACTTTGGGTATATTAAATTATTTGggtatattaaattatttatttattaattcattcattcatttattgtaaatcagatttctatgccacccttctcctgtgaCTCAGGGCGACTCTAAATTACTCTAAATTACTGCTGTTATGTTTTGAGAAACAATTTTTATAAACTGCATGGTATTTAGATTTAGAATAAATAATTTTCTAATGTCAGCTGCATCTTCTGCACCAGAGGACTTGTTAAAAGTCATTATTATATCCTCAACTCTAATTAAGTCATACCAGATGAGCATCAAAGTTGTAAGAGGGGAAATGATATTTTAAAAGACCCATAAGGACACTCTCTAGTTGTAGGTGATGCAGAAACCAGAACATATCTGAAGGATTTACTTTTGGCTCTTGTGAATtatgaaaaagaaatatatatgtaACCTAAACAATTGActatttatcatttttatttctcaACAAAAGTATATCTATTCAGCTTGCATCAAATTCTTTCCATCAGTAGGAAAACCTATTCCCTCAAGAGGTAAAATCCATTACCTTGATCTGCATAACTTATAAATgagtaaaaaggaaacaaatgaataaatacaagtATAGCATGGAAGAGCAAACTATAATCAGTAGACATGGGATGAATACGAAGAACATTGACAACCATTAAGAGCAGATCTTTCATTCAATAGTAATAACAATTTAGATATTACTGATAAAAAGAGAATATTAATCTGCAAGGAATCCTGGTTTCAAAATGTTAATATTCATGTTATTATGTCAAATCATGTTCAAGACACATTCCTTTTCTAGCAATACAAAGACTTCTTCCATTACATGCAACATAAAGGATTCAATCAAAATTTCACATGAATTCTATCAACTGGGAAACATTGCTATTGGACAGATTGTTTCTCAAATCTTTTTCCTCCGCATTTCAACTAATTTCAATGAACAACCATCCCTTTTTAGCATCAAGGAAGCCATGTAagcatttcattctttttttctaccAACTCCTTCATCCCTAAGCATCCATTCATAAAGTCTGAAATAACTGGAACCTGAGAAATTTTGATGAATTGAAgatgctgcatttatttatttattatttatcttttttgtCAAAATATGTACAAGACAATAGGgatggtataaatataaacaaaagcaaagtaggtatgggtaaatttggacaataggacagggaaggtaggcacGATGGTACGCTTATGCACATCCATTAcatacctcttaggaatggggtgaagtcgagagtctaaggttaaagtttttgtagTTTTGGGaacaaaccacagaatcaggtagtgcattccatacACTGATCAttgtgttgctgaagttgtattttttgcagtaaagttttgagtggtttacattgactttgaatctattttgttctcatgtattgttgcagttgaagctgaagtatttattcacaggtaggacattatggtaaatgattttatgaactacatttagatcagactgAAGGCAACATAGCTCTAGATtatttaagcccaaaatttaaagTCTGGTGGAAGAAGGTATtttttgcaagcagaggagtggagaactcctcttgtgaaatatttctgggctctttccattgtattaatgtctgatatgcagtgcaggttccagacaggtgagctgtatttgaggattggtctggcaaatgttttgtgtgCTCTGGTTAACAGTTTCATTTTATGACATTGTTGTTCTTTCTTTATATCATGTATTTGTTTACTTCTGGagaatcatatttattttattttcagtattttattagaattacatttatttatgatgATAGTATTTAATGGTAATCTAAAAAGTGAAATGTATCATTTCACTTGTCTCACACTCATGTTTGCGAACCGGtagaaaaggtaagtgaaacctacCCCtgctgttattctattattctgttaattcATTTCTTTCAGACATGCTAGACTTTTCTCCACACAATTTATGACATTCTACATTTGCTAGTATTTATAGAAGAAAAAAGTTTTGATTTGCTAAAGTATTCTGTATTCTTTTTTCACTGCACTTTATATAACTCTGCAGTGTGATGCCGAAGAACTACCAGTACATTTTGGCTCTTGTATTTGCAATAAAAGAGATCAATGAGGATTCCATGATTCTTCCCAATGTCACTTTGGGTTTCCGCATCTTGGATAACTACTGTAATAGACAGATAACATATGATGCCACTCTGCGTCTGCTTTCCACAAAGAACAGGTTTATCCCAAACTACAAATATGATCATGAAAACCATTTGATAGCTATCATCGGAGGACTTGATTCTGAAACCTCTCTTTATATGGCCACAATATTAAACCTTTACAAGATTCCACAGGTGATACTTTGGGATGTACctgcaaaacattacacaaatAAAATACTATGGTATATTTATAAGACATTGAAGGACAATTAATGTTAATTAAACATAGAGAAATAAATCAATGCCATAAGTAAAGTTTAATATATAACATAAAAAAAGCATATCTTTTATGTGAAAGACATTTCAAAATAGTTCTCAGGAGGATCACTTCAGATTGCAACTCTGTGCCAGAAATTAAGAATGTAGGTAAAATAGTTTCTACAGGTGTCCCTATGCAAAACATTTGCTACAAATAGTAATAAAATTGTCAGAGTACAGTATTCTAATCCACTTTCTTCAGTACATGATTAATTCATAAaggcataaatatatatatttcttatttaggttcaggaataaaatataaatagagtGAGTAAATTGGAATTCTCAAGCTTGATGTGATTGAAGTTCTTTTCAAAcccatattataaaatattttggtTACAATTGCATGTTAAAAATTATACCTAtaattttaggacaattctttctttattatatatatatatatttgtgtgtgtgtgtgtgtgtgtgtgtgtatgtgtgtatgcatgcatgcatgcatgcatacatacatacatacatacatacatacatacatacatacaaatcagTATATGTCAGTATTACAGAAATTATATCATTTTTATTGTAATGAATGCTTTTAGATCACATATGGATCACTTGTTTTAGGACCGAGTGATgaaattcttctttcttctttatatcAAATGGTTCCAAATGAACACAGTCAGTACTCTGGGATTATTCAGTTACTGATATATTTTAGATGGACATGGATTGGCCTGTTTGCAGTGAATGATGACAATGGAGAAAGGTTTTTTCAAGCCATTGTGCCTATGCTTTTTGAAAATCGTATCTGTTTTGCTTTTATCAAGAGAACACAGAAATGGGCTGATCTGGCTGAACTTTTAGACTTATTTCTAGATGATCTGGATAAATTTCCCAATCTCATGAAAAATAAAGCCAATGTATTTATTGCCCATGGTTCTCTGGTATCCATGAATAATTTAATGTGGTATCTTCAGATGTCTGCTTGGGATTCACGCATTGGTAAAGTGTGGATTGTGACAGAACCGTGGGATTTCACATTAACTGACTATCAAAAGAATATGGATATTCTTCCTTTCCAAGGTACTATTTCTTTTTCAGTTCATTCAAATAAAGTACCAGGATTTACAGCATTTCTTGAGAATGTAAAGCCTTTCTGGAGAAGAGAAGATGGTTTTATTCAGGATTTTTGGGAAAAGGCTTTTAGCTGTTCATTGAAAAATTATCAGATAACCAAAGATGAGGAGCACATGGAAAAATGCACAGGAAGAGAGAAGCTGGAGAGCCTTCCAAGAACTTTCTTTGAAATGAGAATGACTAGCCAAAGCTACAGTATCTACAATGCTGCCCATGCCATTGCACGTACTCTACACACTATTTGTAAAACTGAAGAAAAATACAGGAGAAGGGTACCTGAAAGAATTCTAAAGTTTTGGAATCTCCAGCCATGGCAGGTAATTAGCAATTGGCAGTAAAGGTTTTCATATGCATTTTATAATAAGGGCAtatggacagtagattcacaacAGTATATCTATATTATAGGATTTAGCATCACCATATCTAGTATTGGCCACAGTCCTTTGCTTTAAAGTAAAAGATGGAGGACCTATTATGAATAATTGTTACTTAAAGGAGGTTTAAAATATCAATTGcaaagtagggggggggggaattgaaattATCCTGGAACAATAGAGATAGAAACCTAGGATGGCAGTTTATGGTCTAGTAATATTCTTTTTATTTGAAGATTGAGCTATATAACATTATGAAAAGATGTAGTGATGTACTGTACTATACTTCTATTGAtagctggctgccagcagttcagcagtttgagtGAGGTTCAAatttcagtcttccatccttctgaggtcagtaaaatgaggacccagattgttgagggcaatatgctgagtctgtaacTGCTTAGAAAGAGCAGTACTGTAAAGCAacatgaagtggtatgtaagtctaaatggtattgctattATTTGCTCATGTTGAATATAATATCATATAAATAAGGTTTCTTAGACAGTCTATTGTGGCATTTGCAATATTGCCAACTGTATTCACATATTTGTTTCCCAATTCAAAGATTTGCTGGAAATTAAGCAAGGTGAGCAAGGACTATCTATGGGTATATTGCTCACTGAAGAAGCTTGAAAGAGAAAGACTGGATTTTAAAATAAACTGTATCAGGACAGAACTCtgcagaggaaaaataataatcagaaaaaaattctctcaaatCATTTGCAGGAAACATAATTAGGCAATGGTTCAAAATGTTGGAGACTGTTTCCTTTCAAGATATCTTCCCTATTCCCTCTCTTGATTCTAGAGACCATAGCTAAGACTATGCCCTTTACTCTGTGGTTCAAACAAACACAAAGCTACAAAAATACAACAAAATAAGAGAGcagatttatatataaatataaatatacatatacagcaTATTTACATATAAATGTACCATTTTAATTTATAACAAGTCAGAAAAGATAGATGTTTCCTATGGTCATTACTTGGTTTTCCCTGCTTGTTTAGTCTTCACTGCAACAATTCTTGATCTTCAAACTATCTAGATTTTTTCAAACATTTTTTCTTTATGTTTACATTGCTACAAAAAATGCATAAGGAACTCTTCCAGCTTTTCTTATCATCCAGCACTTATTGCAAACCTTTTCTCTCTGTGCTAGCTTGGAAttgaaacttttatttatttttatttatttgtttgttttgtcaagtacatattggtggtatacaaagatataacaatatttatatgcatgatatcagtgaagggctaccaaaaattttattaccacagGATGCCCTTAGTGCAGGACACCCTTATGCAgatgttttctttcaacatccttcagtgtgaattgggtgctctggggtggagctccattttcgttaccctactgcattcccccccccctccgtccgAGCAGTAGCCTATCCCTGCATAATActggtaaaagagaaacattgggacagggaaTGGAtggatctcttaggaatcaggagagatcaacagtggatagttgcAGGATTTTGGTTTAACTAGTATAGGGAAAGAAAGGTTAGGGATAAAGTGAtagcagtatttgaggggctgccacaaagaagatagCTCCACAGTCCACTGATTTTCCAAAGTATATTCTGAaatgtatagggcagtgatggcgaacctatggcacgggtgccacaggtggcacgtggggccatatctgctggcatgcaagctgttgccttagttcaggtccaacatgcatgtgtgcgccggccagctgatttttggctcacacagaagctctggaagggaatttttggcttccagagagcctccaggaggatgggggagggtgtttttacacttgtccagctccagggaagcctttggagcctagggaggctGAAACACAAGCCGATTGGGCCaatcaagttgggaaacaggccattttcagcctccagaagacctccaggaggcaggggaaggtgttttcaccctccccaggcattgaattatgggtgtaggcatttgcacatgcgcaatggtatgcacacatgctcttttggcacccaaggaaaaaaaggttcaccatcactggtatagggtattCTGCTttagcagagagttggactagaagatatcCAAAGTCCCATtcagttttattctgttctattctgttctgttctgttctatgtgAGCAGTGGCTGGAGGTCAACATTTGATcaaattcttttatataaataaatgaatatcttTATTACCATAAAGTGATCAGAACTAAATGCAGCATAACTTTATAAGTAAACACAATTTATTTCCCCATTTTACAGTTTCTCTTCTACGGTTAATCTGAGATGCCTATTTAATGCTTATAGGCCTCCAGATGCTTCTAACAGATTTACAAAATAATCCCACTGCAGTaaatgtttttagtttgtttttcaGGATTTCTACAATGAATGTTCTTCTTGCTTTGATTTAGTTCCATTCCTTTCTAAGAGGTATCTCGTTCAACAACAGTGCTGGAGAAATTGTGCATTTTGATCAAAATGGTAAACTAATAACTGGATTTGATGTTATAAATTGGGTAATTTTTCCCAATCAATCATATGTTAGAGTCAAATTTGGAAGTCTGGATCCTCTGGCGCTTCAAGGCAAGGAATTATCCATTTGTGTTGAAAGCATTGTGTGGCACAAAATGTTTAACCAGGTGAGAGGGAAAAAATCTTCAATTCTTGGTTTAAGAAATCTTATCTCAAACTcctgattttaaaaaaggaatcatGCAGACTGTCTTCTTAAATGCCAGTAAGAATCATAATCATATATAGTCACATAGCTAAAGAAAAAGTCTGGAAAATGAGACAACCTTGATCATTTTGTACACAATGACTCAGAACATGTGTTTTGGATAAAACAGTCTTCTAGTTTCCAGGAAGCCAATTGTGGGCAATgagttaaatttaattagattaatTTGCCTAATGGCCATGGTGATTTGTAAACAACTACTGCAAAaaagtattataaaatttggTCAGTCATTTTACAGCTGGCAAAACTTAACAGTTATAAATTTAGATTATatgaaatatgatttcaacaaatcCCTCTTTGTTTTTGGCATTTGTATGTTTGTGGGTATATGGTTTATAAATTATCtttcattaataataattccCAAAGCAGaataaaagtttgtttgtttgtttgtttgtttgtttgattgattgattgattgattgattgactgattgttcGATTTCTATGTCGCCCGACTCTCTAGGGTCTCTGGGCAGGGCTATATCGTGCTATATTTCCCTAAATAGATAAATCCAGTAATattgtaaagaaaaataaaataaaagtatttaaCGAGCATGCCAAAAACACACATGTACAGTAAACTCACATGAATgtgcatatgcacacacatacactcatCAATGCAGAAACATACAAAATGCATATGCAGAACGCAATTTTTGACACTTAAAAGTAATGCAAACATATTCTgccccttggagaggggcggcatacaaatctaatttattatgttgtcagtacaacacagcaaacgagatcactatgctggatttcatcaccagttgggcgcttcccaagcacctaggactgcgtgatgtagcggcgaattatgtttgccaatcccagtaaagcggccttttgcaattgacagatggagatttttttattattgttgttgttgttattgttgttgttgttgttgttattattattattattattattattattattattccagtatATTTCTTTCAACCTAGTTTTCAAGAATCAAAACATATATTCTCAATTCTGAATATACTGATCAGAACGTCTTTCCTTATTTCTTCAACTCTTAACCCTTTGTaattatcatttcaggggttttttgttttaaaaaatgtcatttggctATTACATTTATATGAACAGAATTATATGGGGAAAGGTCTTCTTGATataatgaaatataatatatatataaatttcataaaatataatgaaatttagagttttataaattattaactccatgaattggattaaatataattctttctattccattctgatcATACGCACATTGTATATTTCTCATATTTGTTCACATTTCTCAATTCTACATATTTATGTTAGATATTGCCAATTTCTGTATGTAATGATCAATGTCATCCTGGTTTCcataagaaaaaaaaggaaggggaacCCTTTTGCTGCTATATTTGTGTACCATGTCCAGAAAGAAAGATTTCTAATCAGAAAGGTatgagaaaatatatatacatacatacatacatacatgtcaaAATCATCCTgatattcccaaatatgggatgaagcaactttgctttccttttgcctcttggccccacgCAGGTGCCACtccaaggcagataatttttttatagtgaacaattataattttacatggttacatatttttgctgataggtgaaaaggaagggagcctagtacagatctatttcaaccttgtTGTGGTTTCGTCAgccagacatacccttactgggatttgaactagaCATATTCTTACTGGGATTTGCAAAAGGAAAGCAAACTTGCTTCTTCCCAtgtttgggaataccagggtgatttcgaCAAAAAATCAACCATATAGCCCTTTCTTAGTAAAAGCTGATTCGGAGGTGAATCTGTAGCACAGAGgttatcctgccttgcatgcagcatGCTATAGTACGGGTATATCTGTCTGAAGAGACCATAACAAGATCAAAATAGACCTATACtaagctcccttccttttcagttatcagcaaaaatatgtataaatatttaaataaatatgtaaataacatATAATCCTTCtctggtgcaaagctgaagggattagagcctgtagcctagaggttaattctctgccttacaaggaaaaggctgcaagttcaaatcccagtgagagggtatggctagctaatgaggccagaacaaggccgaaatagatctatcctattcAACATATATATACTTgtcttcatagattttcacgggtataggtatgtaggtctatgtgtaacacacacacacaatgcataTACATGCTTCATTTGAAATTAATATGCAACAAAGATAGAATGGAAAGTTCTCACTGCTCTATACAAAATACTATGTGATACATGTGTCCAATGAATAATCTTTAGTTAGAGTTCAATGTAACCAATGTAACCAGTATCATATAAGTGCTGAAATGATAAAGAAAGTAGAGAACCATAtaatcaatttattttttaaaaaatgggataaaaatagatttaaaatagatttaaaatgaAGAGCCCTTTTTTGACTTTACAGTACAACAGGCATTAAACTCACAATTTCTTTCCTAGACTGCTCCACATTATATTCTTCTTATTTAAAATCTACATATTCCTTCTATTTTCAGATGTGGATTTCTGCACTGAATGTCCAGAAGATGAATATTCAAACTTTCAACAGAACCAATGCATCCCAAAAAATTTAAACTACCTGTCCTATGGAAAGCAACCAGGAATCACTTTAATGGGATTTTCAATTGC
The genomic region above belongs to Erythrolamprus reginae isolate rEryReg1 unplaced genomic scaffold, rEryReg1.hap1 H_1, whole genome shotgun sequence and contains:
- the LOC139155319 gene encoding vomeronasal type-2 receptor 26-like — its product is MPKNYQYILALVFAIKEINEDSMILPNVTLGFRILDNYCNRQITYDATLRLLSTKNRFIPNYKYDHENHLIAIIGGLDSETSLYMATILNLYKIPQITYGSLVLGPSDEILLSSLYQMVPNEHSQYSGIIQLLIYFRWTWIGLFAVNDDNGERFFQAIVPMLFENRICFAFIKRTQKWADLAELLDLFLDDLDKFPNLMKNKANVFIAHGSLVSMNNLMWYLQMSAWDSRIGKVWIVTEPWDFTLTDYQKNMDILPFQGTISFSVHSNKVPGFTAFLENVKPFWRREDGFIQDFWEKAFSCSLKNYQITKDEEHMEKCTGREKLESLPRTFFEMRMTSQSYSIYNAAHAIARTLHTICKTEEKYRRRVPERILKFWNLQPWQFHSFLRGISFNNSAGEIVHFDQNGKLITGFDVINWILPISVCNDQCHPGFHKKKKEGEPFCCYICVPCPERKISNQKDVDFCTECPEDEYSNFQQNQCIPKNLNYLSYGKQPGITLMGFSIAFALTTLWVLRTFWKHKDTPIVKANNRNLTYTLLFSLFLCFLCSLLFIGKPTSTTCLLRQTAFGIVFSLALSSVLAKTIIVVLAFVATRPGSQVRKWVGRKLGDTIVISCTSIQVSICSFWLFTSPPFPDRDFNSLHKEIILECNEGSTTMFCLVLGYMGFLAMVSFSVAFFARKLPDSFNEAKFITFSMLIFCSVWLSFGPMYLSTKGKYVVAVEVFSILTSSAGLLSCIFFPKCYIILIRPELNNKDQLIKRQSRAIL